One genomic window of Parabacteroides pacaensis includes the following:
- the rpsL gene encoding 30S ribosomal protein S12 — protein MPTIQQLVRKGRETLVVKGKSPALDACPQRRGVCVRVYTTTPKKPNSAMRKVARVRLTNGKEVNSYIPGEGHNLQEHSIVLVRGGRVKDLPGVRYHIVRGTLDTAGVNGRTQRRSKYGAKRPKAGAKGAAAAPAKGKKK, from the coding sequence ATGCCTACAATTCAGCAATTAGTTAGAAAAGGAAGGGAAACTTTGGTAGTTAAGGGTAAATCTCCCGCCTTGGATGCCTGTCCTCAGAGACGTGGCGTTTGCGTGAGAGTTTATACTACAACTCCGAAAAAACCTAACTCTGCGATGCGTAAAGTTGCGAGAGTTCGTTTAACAAATGGAAAGGAAGTGAACTCTTACATTCCGGGAGAAGGACATAACTTACAAGAACACTCTATCGTATTGGTACGTGGTGGTCGTGTAAAAGACCTTCCTGGTGTACGTTATCACATTGTTCGTGGAACCTTGGATACTGCTGGCGTAAACGGACGTACTCAAAGACGTTCAAAATACGGAGCTAAACGTCCTAAAGCGGGAGCTAAAGGCGCTGCAGCTGCACCGGCAAAAGGTAAGAAGAAATAA
- the rpsG gene encoding 30S ribosomal protein S7 — protein sequence MRKAKPKKRQVLPDPVFGDVKVTKFVNHLMYDGKKNTAYEIFYTALENVKAKLPNEEKSALEIWKAALDNITPQVEVKSRRVGGATFQVPTEIRPDRKESVSMKNLILFSRKRGGKTMADKLSAEIVDAFNNQGGAFKRKEDMHRMAEANRAFAHFRF from the coding sequence ATGAGAAAAGCAAAACCCAAGAAGAGACAGGTCCTCCCGGATCCTGTGTTCGGTGATGTAAAGGTTACGAAATTCGTAAACCACTTAATGTATGATGGCAAGAAGAATACTGCCTACGAAATTTTTTATACCGCTTTGGAAAATGTTAAGGCTAAATTGCCTAACGAAGAAAAGTCTGCTCTCGAAATTTGGAAAGCTGCGCTTGATAATATTACCCCTCAAGTAGAAGTTAAATCCCGTCGCGTTGGTGGCGCTACTTTCCAAGTCCCTACTGAAATACGTCCGGATCGTAAAGAATCAGTTTCAATGAAGAATCTTATCCTCTTCTCTCGTAAAAGAGGTGGAAAAACTATGGCTGATAAATTGTCTGCTGAAATCGTTGATGCATTCAATAATCAGGGTGGTGCCTTCAAAAGAAAAGAAGATATGCACCGTATGGCTGAAGCTAACCGTGCATTCGCTCATTTTAGATTTTAA
- the fusA gene encoding elongation factor G has translation MATASDQQLKYTRNIGIMAHIDAGKTTTSERILFYTGLTHKIGEVHDGAATMDWMEQEQERGITITSAATTTFWNYNDEKYKINLIDTPGHVDFTVEVERSLRILDGAVAAFCAVGGVEPQSETVWRQADKYNVPRIGYVNKMDRSGANFFEVVRQVKDVLGANPCPIQIPIGAEETFKGVVDLVKMKAIFWHDETMGAEYSVEEIPADLKAEADEWRDKMLEVLAECDDALMEKYFDDPSTITEDEIKAAIRKGTLSMQINPMICGSSFKNKGVQTLLDAVCAYLPSPADNPAIEGTDPRDSETVLTRKPLFEEPLCALAFKIATDPYVGRLCFFRVYSGQLDAGSYVYNTRSGKKERISRLFQMHSNKQNPKEVIGCGDIGAGVGFKDIRTGDTLCDEAHPITLESIDFPDPVIGIAVEPKTQKDLDKLGMGLAKLAEEDPTFRVQTNEETGQTVISGMGELHLDIIIDRLRREFKVECNQGRPQVSYKEAITKPVELREVYKKQTGGRGKFADMIVRVEPADADFEGELQFVDEVKGGNIPKEYIPSIQKGFHKAMKNGVLAGYPLDKLKVTVIDGSYHPVDSDQLSFEVCAVQAFKNASEKAAPVLMEPIMKIEVVTPEENMGDVISDLNKRRGQVEGMETNRSGARVVKAKAPLSEMFGYVTALRTITSGRATSTMSFSHYAEVSSSIARQVLTEVKGRVDLIK, from the coding sequence ATGGCAACTGCTTCAGATCAACAATTAAAATATACAAGAAACATCGGTATCATGGCGCACATCGATGCAGGAAAGACTACTACTTCGGAACGTATTCTTTTCTACACCGGTCTGACTCACAAAATCGGTGAGGTGCATGATGGTGCTGCTACTATGGACTGGATGGAACAGGAACAGGAACGTGGTATTACTATTACGTCTGCTGCAACAACGACATTCTGGAACTATAACGACGAAAAATATAAAATTAACTTGATTGATACTCCGGGACACGTTGACTTTACTGTTGAGGTAGAGCGTTCATTGCGTATTCTGGATGGTGCTGTAGCTGCTTTCTGTGCAGTTGGTGGTGTTGAGCCTCAGTCTGAAACAGTATGGCGTCAAGCTGATAAATATAATGTACCACGTATTGGCTATGTAAACAAGATGGACCGTTCGGGTGCAAACTTCTTCGAAGTAGTTCGTCAGGTAAAAGATGTGTTGGGTGCAAATCCTTGTCCTATTCAAATACCTATCGGTGCAGAAGAAACTTTCAAAGGTGTTGTTGACCTTGTTAAGATGAAAGCTATTTTCTGGCACGACGAAACTATGGGTGCTGAATATTCTGTAGAAGAAATTCCTGCAGACTTGAAAGCCGAAGCTGACGAATGGAGAGATAAGATGCTTGAAGTACTTGCTGAATGCGACGATGCGTTAATGGAAAAGTATTTTGATGATCCTTCTACTATAACAGAGGATGAAATCAAAGCTGCGATTCGTAAAGGTACTTTGTCTATGCAAATCAATCCTATGATTTGTGGTTCTTCCTTTAAGAACAAAGGTGTTCAGACATTATTGGATGCTGTTTGTGCTTATTTGCCAAGTCCGGCAGACAACCCAGCTATCGAGGGTACTGACCCGAGAGATTCCGAGACAGTTCTTACTCGTAAGCCTTTGTTTGAAGAACCTTTGTGTGCATTAGCATTTAAGATTGCTACAGATCCTTATGTAGGACGTTTGTGCTTCTTCCGTGTATATTCAGGTCAATTGGACGCAGGATCGTATGTATATAATACTCGTTCAGGAAAGAAAGAACGTATTTCTCGTTTATTTCAGATGCACTCAAACAAGCAGAATCCGAAAGAAGTTATCGGTTGTGGCGATATAGGTGCAGGTGTTGGATTCAAAGATATTCGTACGGGTGATACATTGTGCGATGAAGCTCATCCGATTACATTGGAATCTATAGACTTCCCCGATCCTGTTATCGGAATTGCAGTAGAACCGAAGACTCAGAAGGATTTGGATAAGTTAGGTATGGGCTTGGCTAAGTTAGCAGAAGAAGACCCGACGTTCCGTGTTCAAACAAACGAAGAGACCGGTCAAACTGTAATCAGTGGTATGGGTGAACTTCACTTGGATATCATTATTGACCGTTTACGTCGTGAATTCAAGGTGGAATGTAATCAAGGTCGTCCTCAGGTTTCTTACAAAGAAGCTATTACCAAACCTGTTGAGCTGCGTGAAGTGTATAAGAAACAAACTGGTGGTCGTGGTAAGTTTGCCGATATGATTGTTCGCGTAGAACCTGCTGATGCCGACTTTGAAGGAGAACTTCAATTTGTAGACGAAGTAAAAGGTGGTAACATTCCTAAGGAATATATCCCCTCTATCCAGAAAGGTTTCCACAAGGCTATGAAGAATGGTGTTCTTGCCGGTTACCCGTTGGATAAACTGAAAGTAACGGTAATTGATGGTTCTTATCACCCGGTTGACTCCGACCAGTTGTCATTCGAAGTTTGTGCTGTACAAGCATTTAAGAATGCTTCTGAAAAGGCTGCTCCAGTTCTGATGGAACCGATTATGAAGATTGAGGTGGTTACTCCTGAAGAAAATATGGGTGACGTCATTTCCGATTTGAACAAACGTCGTGGCCAGGTAGAAGGTATGGAAACAAACCGTTCGGGTGCCCGTGTTGTTAAAGCCAAAGCTCCGCTTTCAGAAATGTTCGGTTATGTAACAGCACTGCGTACTATTACTTCCGGTCGTGCAACATCCACTATGTCGTTCTCTCATTATGCAGAGGTATCTTCTTCTATTGCTAGGCAAGTATTGACAGAAGTAAAAGGCCGCGTAGATTTGATCAAATAA
- the rpsJ gene encoding 30S ribosomal protein S10 has protein sequence MSQKIRIKLKSYDYTLVDKSAEKIVKTVKATGAVVSGPIPLPTHKRIFTVNRSTFVNKKSREQFELSSYKRLIDIYSSTAKTVDALMKLELPSGVEVEIKV, from the coding sequence ATGAGCCAAAAGATCAGAATTAAACTGAAGTCATACGACTATACGCTGGTTGACAAATCAGCAGAAAAAATCGTTAAGACTGTGAAGGCAACCGGTGCTGTAGTTAGTGGCCCGATACCTCTCCCTACGCATAAGCGTATCTTTACTGTAAACCGTTCGACTTTCGTAAATAAGAAGTCACGTGAACAGTTCGAACTCTCTTCTTATAAGAGATTAATCGATATTTACAGTTCGACAGCAAAAACAGTGGATGCATTAATGAAGCTGGAATTGCCTAGTGGAGTAGAAGTAGAAATTAAAGTGTGA
- the rplC gene encoding 50S ribosomal protein L3, protein MPGLLGKKIGMTSVFSAEGKNLPCTVIEVGPCVVTQIKTVEKDGYNAIQVGFEDKKEKHTTKPEMGHFQKAGVTPKRHLAEFKGFEGEYKLGDVITVDLFEGASFVDVIGTSKGKGFQGVVKRHGFGGVGQSTHGQHNRLRAPGSVGACSYPAKVFKGMRMAGQTGNERVTVQNLQVIKVMPEHNLLLIKGSVPGAKGSILLIEK, encoded by the coding sequence ATGCCAGGATTATTAGGAAAAAAAATCGGAATGACATCCGTTTTCAGTGCCGAGGGAAAAAATCTTCCATGCACTGTTATCGAAGTTGGTCCTTGTGTAGTTACACAAATTAAAACTGTTGAAAAAGATGGTTATAACGCTATCCAGGTAGGTTTCGAAGACAAAAAAGAGAAACATACTACCAAACCGGAGATGGGTCATTTCCAGAAAGCAGGTGTAACCCCCAAGAGACACTTGGCCGAGTTCAAAGGTTTTGAAGGAGAGTACAAATTAGGTGATGTTATCACTGTTGATTTGTTTGAAGGTGCATCTTTCGTAGATGTTATCGGAACATCAAAAGGTAAAGGTTTCCAAGGTGTTGTGAAACGTCATGGTTTTGGTGGTGTAGGTCAGTCTACTCACGGTCAGCATAACCGTCTTCGTGCACCCGGTTCTGTAGGTGCTTGTTCTTACCCTGCAAAGGTGTTTAAAGGTATGCGCATGGCTGGACAGACAGGAAACGAAAGAGTGACTGTTCAAAACTTGCAAGTGATCAAGGTAATGCCGGAACACAATCTTTTATTAATCAAAGGATCTGTTCCAGGTGCCAAAGGTTCAATCTTATTAATTGAAAAATAA
- the rplD gene encoding 50S ribosomal protein L4 codes for MELSVYNIKGEDTGKKVTLSDAIFGIEPNDHAIYLDVKQYMANKRQGTHKSKERSEVSGSTRKLIRQKGGGGARRGDINSPVLVGGGRVFGPRPRSYEFKLNKKVKGLARKSALAYKAKNDAIIVVEDFSFEAPKTKDFVAITKNLKVADKKLLLVLPEKNNFVYLSARNLEKANIITASELNTYRVLDATSLVLTESSVAAIENLFNA; via the coding sequence ATGGAACTGAGCGTATATAATATTAAAGGAGAAGATACCGGCAAGAAGGTAACTTTAAGCGATGCTATCTTCGGCATTGAGCCCAATGATCATGCTATTTACCTGGATGTTAAACAGTATATGGCAAACAAGCGTCAGGGTACTCATAAGTCAAAAGAAAGAAGTGAAGTGTCAGGTAGTACACGCAAACTTATCAGACAAAAAGGTGGCGGCGGAGCCCGTCGTGGTGACATCAATTCACCGGTTTTAGTTGGTGGTGGACGTGTATTTGGTCCCAGACCCAGAAGCTATGAGTTCAAATTGAACAAAAAAGTAAAAGGTTTGGCTCGTAAATCAGCTTTGGCTTACAAGGCTAAGAATGATGCTATCATTGTAGTGGAAGATTTCTCATTTGAGGCTCCAAAAACAAAAGATTTTGTAGCTATCACAAAAAACTTGAAAGTCGCTGATAAAAAGCTACTTTTAGTTTTACCGGAGAAAAATAATTTTGTATATTTGTCGGCTCGTAATTTAGAAAAGGCAAATATAATAACTGCTTCTGAATTAAATACATACAGAGTACTTGATGCAACAAGTCTTGTATTGACTGAAAGTTCGGTTGCTGCTATTGAAAATCTTTTTAATGCATAA
- the rplW gene encoding 50S ribosomal protein L23: protein MGIIIKPIVTEKQTAITEKFANRFGFRVSPDANKLQIKKAVEEMYNVTVVDVNTINYAGKLKSRYTKSGVINGKQAAYKKAIVTLKDGETIDFFSNI from the coding sequence ATGGGAATTATTATTAAACCTATAGTAACAGAGAAACAAACCGCGATTACAGAAAAGTTCGCTAACCGTTTCGGTTTTCGTGTTTCTCCGGATGCCAACAAGTTACAGATTAAGAAGGCAGTAGAAGAAATGTACAATGTAACTGTAGTTGACGTGAATACTATCAACTATGCAGGAAAGTTGAAAAGCCGTTACACTAAATCAGGTGTTATAAACGGAAAACAAGCTGCTTATAAGAAGGCTATCGTAACGTTGAAAGACGGTGAAACAATTGATTTCTTTAGTAATATCTAA
- the rplB gene encoding 50S ribosomal protein L2, which translates to MGIRKLKPTTPGQRHKVIGAFDKITASTPEKSLVVGKKSTGGRNNTGKMTMRYLGGGHKQKYRIIDFKRNKDGIPATVKSIEYDPNRTSRIALLYYADGAKSYIIAPNGLEVGQTVMSGSEAAPEVGNTLPLANIPVGTIVHNVELRPGQGAKLVRSAGAFAQLTSREGDYVIIKMPSGETRKILAACKATVGSVGNSDHGLEKSGKAGRSRWLGRRPRNRGVVMNPVDHPMGGGEGRASGGHPRSRKGLYAKGLKTRAPKKHSSKYIIERRKK; encoded by the coding sequence ATGGGAATACGTAAATTAAAGCCCACAACACCGGGGCAGAGACACAAAGTTATTGGTGCATTTGATAAAATCACTGCAAGTACACCAGAGAAGTCTCTCGTAGTAGGTAAGAAAAGTACAGGTGGACGTAACAACACCGGAAAAATGACCATGCGCTATCTGGGCGGTGGTCATAAACAAAAGTACAGAATTATCGACTTCAAGAGAAATAAAGATGGCATTCCTGCAACAGTAAAGTCTATTGAATACGATCCGAATCGTACTTCACGTATTGCTTTATTGTATTATGCCGATGGAGCAAAAAGTTATATCATCGCTCCGAACGGTTTGGAAGTTGGCCAGACAGTGATGTCAGGAAGCGAAGCTGCTCCTGAAGTAGGCAATACATTGCCTTTAGCTAATATCCCTGTAGGTACAATTGTTCATAACGTTGAATTACGTCCTGGACAGGGTGCTAAATTAGTACGTTCCGCAGGTGCTTTTGCACAGTTAACTTCGAGAGAAGGCGACTATGTAATTATAAAAATGCCTTCTGGAGAAACCAGAAAGATTCTTGCAGCTTGTAAAGCTACTGTAGGTAGCGTGGGTAATTCAGACCATGGTCTTGAAAAATCAGGTAAAGCCGGTCGTTCAAGATGGCTCGGTCGTCGTCCTCGTAACCGCGGTGTTGTAATGAACCCCGTTGATCACCCGATGGGTGGTGGTGAAGGACGTGCATCCGGAGGTCATCCAAGATCAAGAAAAGGCTTGTATGCTAAGGGCTTGAAGACAAGAGCTCCTAAGAAGCATTCTTCAAAGTATATCATTGAGAGAAGAAAAAAGTAA
- the rpsS gene encoding 30S ribosomal protein S19 produces MSRSLKKGPYINIKLEKKVLTMNESGKKAVVKTWARASMISPDFVGHTIAVHNGNKFIPVFVTENMVGHKLGEFAPTRTFRGHAGNKKK; encoded by the coding sequence ATGAGTCGTTCGTTAAAAAAAGGCCCGTATATTAATATCAAGCTGGAAAAGAAGGTGCTGACTATGAATGAGTCGGGAAAGAAAGCTGTAGTTAAGACATGGGCAAGAGCTTCAATGATTTCGCCTGATTTTGTAGGCCATACTATTGCAGTTCACAATGGAAATAAATTTATTCCTGTCTTTGTAACAGAGAACATGGTTGGACATAAGTTAGGAGAATTTGCTCCTACTCGTACATTCCGTGGTCATGCTGGTAATAAGAAAAAGTAA
- the rplV gene encoding 50S ribosomal protein L22, producing MGARKRISAEQRKEAQKSMYFAKLRNVPTSPRKMRLVADMIRGLEVNRALGVLKFSNKEAAARVEKLLRSAIANWEQKNERKADNGELYVTLISVDCATTLKRMRPAPQGRGYRIRKRSNHVTLFVDTLSKNDSQN from the coding sequence ATGGGTGCTAGAAAAAGAATATCAGCCGAACAAAGAAAGGAAGCCCAAAAATCCATGTATTTCGCAAAATTGCGTAATGTTCCTACTTCACCACGTAAAATGCGTCTGGTCGCAGATATGATTCGTGGTCTGGAAGTGAACAGAGCATTAGGAGTTTTGAAGTTTTCTAATAAGGAAGCTGCCGCTAGAGTAGAAAAATTATTACGTTCAGCCATTGCTAACTGGGAACAGAAGAATGAACGTAAAGCAGATAATGGAGAACTGTACGTTACTTTAATAAGTGTAGATTGTGCTACCACATTGAAAAGAATGCGTCCGGCTCCACAAGGTAGAGGATACAGAATTCGTAAACGTTCGAATCACGTAACCTTGTTTGTTGATACACTAAGTAAAAACGATAGTCAAAATTAA
- the rpsC gene encoding 30S ribosomal protein S3, whose protein sequence is MGQKVNPVSNRLGIIRGWDSNWYGGDNYGDTLLEDSKIRKYLNARLAKASVSRIVIERTLKLITITVCTSRPGIIIGKGGQEVDKLKEELKKITDKEVQINIFEVKRPELDAVIVANNIARQLEGKIAYRRAIKMAIASTMRMGAEGIKVQVSGRLNGAEMARSEMYKEGRTPLHTLRADIDYALAEALTKVGLLGIKVWICKGEVYGKKDLAPSFTSAKDSARRNDNAGGNREKNFKRRKANR, encoded by the coding sequence ATGGGACAAAAAGTTAATCCGGTTAGTAATCGTTTAGGAATCATCCGTGGATGGGATTCCAATTGGTATGGCGGCGATAATTATGGAGATACTTTGTTGGAAGACAGCAAAATCCGTAAATATTTGAATGCTCGTCTTGCCAAGGCTAGTGTATCTCGTATTGTTATTGAACGTACATTGAAGTTAATTACTATTACTGTATGTACATCGCGTCCAGGTATTATCATCGGTAAAGGTGGTCAGGAAGTAGACAAACTGAAAGAAGAATTGAAGAAAATCACTGATAAAGAAGTTCAAATCAATATCTTCGAAGTAAAAAGACCTGAATTGGATGCTGTAATCGTTGCTAATAATATTGCTCGTCAGCTTGAAGGTAAAATTGCTTATCGCCGTGCTATTAAGATGGCGATTGCTTCAACCATGAGAATGGGAGCTGAAGGTATTAAAGTGCAAGTCTCTGGCCGTTTGAACGGTGCTGAAATGGCTCGTTCCGAAATGTATAAAGAAGGAAGAACTCCGTTACATACTTTAAGAGCTGACATCGATTATGCTCTGGCTGAAGCATTAACCAAAGTTGGTTTGCTTGGTATTAAGGTGTGGATCTGCAAAGGTGAAGTATATGGAAAGAAAGATTTAGCTCCTTCTTTCACTTCAGCAAAAGATTCTGCTCGCAGAAATGACAATGCAGGTGGCAACAGAGAAAAAAACTTCAAGAGAAGAAAAGCTAATCGTTAA
- the rplP gene encoding 50S ribosomal protein L16, with translation MLQPKKTKFRRQQKGRMKGNAQRGAQLAFGSFGIKSLESKWITGRQIEAARIAVTRHMQRQGQVWVRIFPDKPITKKPAEVRMGKGKGSPEGFVAPVTPGRLIFEIEGVPFDIAKEALRLAAQKLPVTTKFVVRRDYDIQNQNA, from the coding sequence ATGTTACAACCAAAGAAAACAAAGTTCAGAAGACAACAGAAAGGCCGTATGAAGGGTAATGCTCAGCGCGGTGCTCAGTTGGCTTTCGGTTCTTTTGGTATAAAATCGTTAGAATCTAAGTGGATTACCGGTCGTCAGATCGAAGCTGCCCGTATTGCTGTGACACGTCACATGCAACGTCAAGGTCAAGTTTGGGTAAGAATTTTCCCGGATAAACCTATCACAAAGAAGCCGGCAGAAGTACGTATGGGTAAAGGTAAAGGTTCGCCGGAAGGCTTCGTTGCTCCAGTTACGCCGGGTCGTCTTATTTTTGAAATCGAAGGTGTTCCATTTGATATTGCCAAAGAAGCATTACGTTTGGCTGCTCAGAAACTTCCCGTTACAACAAAGTTTGTGGTGAGACGTGATTATGATATTCAAAATCAAAATGCGTAA
- the rpmC gene encoding 50S ribosomal protein L29, whose protein sequence is MKIAEIRELSTKELIERIDAEVAALNQKVINHSISPLDSPAQIKQQRRTIARMKTELRQRELNKQ, encoded by the coding sequence ATGAAGATTGCAGAAATTAGAGAATTAAGTACAAAGGAGTTGATTGAAAGAATAGATGCTGAGGTTGCAGCTCTTAATCAAAAAGTTATCAACCACAGCATTTCTCCTTTGGATAGTCCTGCACAAATTAAACAACAACGCAGGACGATTGCACGCATGAAAACAGAATTGCGTCAGAGAGAACTTAACAAACAATAA
- the rpsQ gene encoding 30S ribosomal protein S17 — translation METRNLRKERTGVVTSNKMDKSITVAIKWKEKHPIYGKFVSKTKKYHAHDEKNECNIGDTVKIMETRPLSKTKRWRLVQIIERAK, via the coding sequence ATGGAAACTAGAAATTTAAGAAAAGAAAGAACAGGTGTTGTTACTAGTAACAAGATGGATAAAAGTATCACTGTTGCTATTAAGTGGAAAGAAAAACACCCTATATATGGTAAGTTCGTCAGCAAGACGAAAAAATATCATGCTCACGACGAAAAGAATGAATGCAATATTGGCGATACTGTAAAAATTATGGAAACTCGTCCATTGAGCAAGACTAAAAGATGGAGATTAGTTCAAATAATCGAAAGGGCTAAGTAA
- the rplN gene encoding 50S ribosomal protein L14 produces MIQQESRLVVADNSGAKEALCIRVLGGTRKRYATVGDIIVVAIKSVIPSSDIKKGAVSKAVIVRTKKEVRRQDGSYIRFDDNACVLLNAGGDIRGSRIFGPVARELRATNMKIVSLAPEVL; encoded by the coding sequence ATGATACAGCAAGAATCAAGACTAGTAGTAGCTGATAACAGTGGAGCTAAAGAAGCGTTGTGTATCCGCGTTTTGGGTGGTACAAGAAAACGTTATGCCACTGTTGGGGATATAATTGTAGTAGCAATTAAAAGTGTTATCCCTTCAAGTGATATAAAGAAAGGTGCAGTTTCTAAAGCTGTCATTGTTCGTACTAAGAAAGAAGTCCGTCGTCAAGATGGCTCTTATATCCGCTTTGATGATAACGCTTGTGTATTATTAAATGCAGGTGGCGATATCAGAGGTAGTCGTATTTTTGGACCGGTTGCCAGAGAGCTTCGTGCAACAAATATGAAGATTGTTTCACTTGCACCTGAAGTACTTTAA
- the rplX gene encoding 50S ribosomal protein L24 — protein sequence MSKLHIKKGDIVFVNTGEDKGKTGRVLQVLVKEQRAVVEGINMVSKHTKPNAKNPQGGIEKKEAPIHISNLNVVDPKTGKPARIGRKVNEKGVLVRYSKKSGEEIK from the coding sequence ATGAGCAAATTACACATAAAAAAAGGCGATATAGTTTTTGTTAATACCGGCGAAGACAAAGGTAAAACAGGACGCGTTCTTCAAGTTCTTGTAAAAGAACAGCGCGCTGTTGTTGAAGGTATTAATATGGTATCAAAGCATACCAAGCCTAATGCAAAGAACCCTCAGGGAGGGATCGAGAAAAAAGAAGCACCTATTCACATTTCAAATTTGAATGTAGTAGATCCGAAAACCGGTAAACCAGCCCGTATCGGTCGTAAAGTAAATGAAAAAGGTGTTTTAGTGCGTTATTCAAAAAAATCAGGGGAGGAAATTAAGTAA
- the rplE gene encoding 50S ribosomal protein L5, with amino-acid sequence MSNTANLKKEYQDRIVPALMKEFEYKSVMQVPALKKIVINQGLGMATADKKIIDVAISELSAITGQKAVATVSKKDISNFKLRKKMPIGVMVTLRREQMYEFLERLVKVALPRIRDFKGIESKLDGRGNYTLGIQEQIIFPEINIDNITKILGMNITFVTSAKTDEEGYALLKEFGLPFKNAKKD; translated from the coding sequence ATGAGCAATACTGCCAATCTTAAAAAAGAATATCAGGACAGGATTGTTCCTGCCTTGATGAAAGAATTTGAATATAAGTCAGTAATGCAGGTACCTGCTTTGAAGAAGATTGTAATCAATCAAGGTTTGGGTATGGCTACTGCCGATAAAAAGATCATTGATGTTGCTATTAGCGAATTGTCTGCTATTACTGGTCAAAAAGCGGTTGCAACAGTATCTAAAAAGGATATTTCAAACTTTAAGTTACGTAAGAAAATGCCTATCGGTGTGATGGTAACTTTACGTCGTGAGCAGATGTATGAATTCTTGGAAAGACTTGTGAAAGTTGCACTTCCTCGTATTCGTGACTTTAAAGGAATTGAAAGTAAATTAGACGGAAGAGGTAATTATACCCTCGGAATTCAAGAGCAAATCATTTTTCCTGAAATAAATATTGATAATATCACTAAAATATTAGGAATGAATATTACCTTTGTGACCTCTGCGAAAACAGATGAAGAAGGGTATGCTCTATTAAAAGAGTTTGGGTTGCCTTTTAAAAATGCAAAAAAAGACTAA
- the rpsN gene encoding 30S ribosomal protein S14 produces MAKESMKAREVKRAKLVAKYAAKRAELKAAGEYEALQLLPKNASPVRLHNRCKITGRPKGYIRQFGISRIQFREMASAGLIPGVKKASW; encoded by the coding sequence ATGGCAAAGGAATCAATGAAAGCCCGTGAGGTGAAAAGAGCAAAGCTTGTTGCTAAGTATGCTGCAAAAAGAGCAGAACTGAAAGCTGCTGGCGAATATGAAGCTTTACAACTTTTACCTAAAAATGCTTCGCCTGTGCGTTTGCACAATCGTTGTAAGATTACAGGACGTCCGAAAGGCTATATTCGTCAGTTCGGAATTTCCCGTATCCAATTTCGCGAAATGGCATCTGCTGGTTTAATCCCGGGAGTAAAAAAAGCAAGTTGGTAA
- the rpsH gene encoding 30S ribosomal protein S8 has product MTDPIADYLTRLRNAIKAKHRVVEVPASNLKKEITKILFDKGYILNFKFVEEGPQGTIKIALKYDPVNKVNAIKKLQRVSTPGLRKYTGYKDMPRVLNGLGIAVLSTSKGVMTDKEARDLKIGGEVLCYVY; this is encoded by the coding sequence ATGACAGATCCTATTGCAGATTATTTGACAAGATTGCGTAATGCAATTAAAGCTAAGCACAGAGTTGTTGAAGTGCCAGCGTCAAATTTAAAGAAAGAGATCACAAAGATCCTTTTCGACAAGGGCTACATTCTTAACTTTAAGTTTGTAGAAGAAGGTCCTCAAGGTACAATTAAGATTGCCTTGAAGTATGACCCGGTAAACAAAGTAAATGCAATCAAGAAACTCCAGAGAGTTTCAACTCCAGGTTTGCGTAAGTACACCGGCTATAAAGATATGCCGAGAGTATTGAATGGATTGGGTATTGCTGTACTTTCTACCTCTAAAGGAGTAATGACAGATAAAGAAGCTCGCGATTTGAAAATCGGTGGCGAAGTATTATGTTATGTTTATTAA